Proteins encoded within one genomic window of Methanobacteriales archaeon HGW-Methanobacteriales-1:
- a CDS encoding sugar phosphate isomerase/epimerase, with protein sequence MKIGVSTLALYPNPLEDILPFLEDLKVDYCEIINEYPLNEVQSEIFESYTIKTTVHSPISDMNLASPNESIRKASIEQVKKSINLAHKLNANIVVVHPGQVPFLARIFQDKILENNFNSLRECADYTHEMGIKMCVENMPDMEGYLFKDINHLNNLVEDLGVFMTLDVGHAHNTGFSTEEMVKSDRLRHIHLSDNDGSFDNHEALGKGTIDFDNLVENLNKINYNGVLTIEVKNREEVLESLRFLKNKI encoded by the coding sequence ATGAAAATTGGAGTTTCCACACTTGCACTTTATCCAAATCCATTGGAGGACATTTTACCATTTTTAGAAGATTTAAAGGTAGATTACTGTGAAATAATTAATGAATATCCTTTAAATGAAGTTCAAAGTGAAATATTTGAATCCTACACTATAAAAACAACGGTACATAGCCCCATATCAGATATGAATCTGGCATCTCCCAATGAATCCATTAGAAAGGCATCTATAGAACAGGTTAAAAAATCTATTAATTTAGCCCATAAATTAAATGCAAATATTGTAGTGGTGCATCCCGGTCAAGTTCCATTTCTGGCCAGAATTTTCCAAGATAAAATTTTAGAGAACAATTTCAACTCATTGCGTGAATGTGCGGATTATACCCATGAAATGGGAATAAAAATGTGTGTGGAAAACATGCCGGATATGGAAGGTTACTTATTTAAAGATATTAACCATTTGAATAATCTTGTAGAAGATTTAGGAGTATTTATGACCTTAGATGTTGGTCACGCCCACAATACTGGATTTTCAACTGAAGAAATGGTTAAATCTGACCGTTTAAGACATATACACTTGTCAGATAATGATGGATCTTTTGATAATCACGAAGCACTGGGTAAGGGAACTATTGACTTTGATAATCTAGTTGAGAATCTTAATAAAATAAATTATAATGGTGTTTTAACTATAGAAGTTAAAAATAGAGAAGAAGTTTTAGAAAGTCTAAGGTTCTTGAAAAATAAAATCTAA